Genomic segment of Posidoniimonas corsicana:
GGGCAAATCACCAAGTCAGCGACAACGAACGCGGCGGGGATGTACGCGATTCCCGACGCAAGGGGCAACGTAAGCTCGATAGCTCTAATCGCGCATGTCGCCGGCCGTCCGCTAGCGATTGGAAGAGGCGGCTTTGCCGGCGATGACGGGCTCGACTGGTCTGGCGTGGGGTTCGGCAGCTTCCTCAGCAGCGTCTCTCGTGAAGAGCTGGATGACCTGCCCCTGCCTCAGGTGCTGCACCAAGCCGACCTGGTAATCCCGGAGCGTCAACAGGGAGGCGAGCTTCGGGTGACGATCTACCAAGACGCGCGACCAAGCGAAGGCGCCGGCGTAGCGCTGGAATCGGTGGACTACCAGCCTACTTTCAGCCCCATGTGGGCGCTTGGGAACGTTCCGAGAGAACTACAGGAGCTCCTCACCCCATCCGCGCGAACCGACGCCCACGGCGTCGCCGTGTTTTCTGGGCTGACGCCTGGGCTTTACTCAGTCACAACCTTCACTTGGTCCGACGCGTCTGACCGGATACCGCCGATCTATGGGGTGGACCGTTCGTGGTCGTCTTTCGCTGATCACGTCGCGATCCGCTCTGGCGTGTCTACGGTCGCCAGCCTCAACCGCACGAAGACCAAGCTCGAGTACCCACCCATCCGTGTGTTCGACACGAGCGGCGAATGGCTCTCGAACATCAAGGTGAACACTAGCTGGACTCGCCCCGCCTCGCGAGGCGGCGCCCGATCTACCATCGAGATCGACGAGCAAGGCGTCGGTCGCGTCCACATCGGCGGACTTGGCATGCGGCGGCTGGAGGTTCGCTACCTTTCGCCGTCACAGGATTCGGTTACTTCGCCAATGCCGTTCCATCAATCACGCGAAGGCGCCCGGAAGGTGGCCCTCTCCCGGCTCATGCCACGCGAGCAGGCGGTGGTGTTCCGCCCGCGAAAGCTCGAAGCGGCGACCCTGCAGGTCGAAGTCACCGATCAGGACGGGCGCCCCGCCAAGGGCGCCGCGGCGGTTGAGGTGAGGTACGATGTGCGAGAGGTGGCTGCGCTCGACAGCCAAGGCGCCGCACGCTTCGAACGCATGCGGCCTGGCCGGGTAACCGTCGGCGCGATTGTCGCCGGCGCCGCGGCGCCCCCCGCAAGGCTTGACGCCACCGACGAGGAGCTGACGGACCAGTGGATGATCCCCGTCAAGTCGCTCGAGCTCGCGGCCGACGAGCAGGCCAGCGTGCAGCTCAGGGTGCAGCCGGTCGCTTACATCCGCGGCAGAATCAGCCCCCTGCCGCCCAAGAACGCGTCGATGCGACTCTCGACCAGCAACTACGCCGCCCGCAGCTCACTGGACACCAAGTGCTGGTTTAATCACCAGACCGGCGAGTTCATCATCGGGCCGGTGCTGCCGGGCCGCATCGAGGCGCAAGTTCATCTCAGCCGTGACAACGCGCCGCTGGCGTACGCCAAACACACCTTCCATGTCGACCGGCAGGGCGTGCACAGGGAAGACTTCCCGCTGGAGCTCACGACCATCAAGAACTCGACGCCCAGCGCCCCGCCGCTGGAGGGAAGGGTGTACCGCGCCGACGGAAAAACGCCCGCCTACGCGGCGCGCATCGCCGCCTATACGCCCAATCAACCGAGGTCGCCCTACAGCAGGTGGCGCCCGGCGGATACCTGGACCAACGCAGCAGGACGCTTCATTGCCCGCAAGCCGACGCTGTGGCGCAAGCAGTACTCGGACCTTAAGCTTCCGCCCGGCACACCCACAGAACCGGTGCTGGTCGCCTGGCTGCCCGGCGAGCTGGGCGCCACGATCACGCCGTTGCCCTCGCCGCCGGCCGAGGGCGAGGAGCTGCGGATCGTGCTGCCCGAGCCAGCCGGCGTCCGCGGCGCGGTGACCGTCGGCGGCGAGAGCCCGCTCGGCATGCCGGCGGCGATCACGGTGCTGGCGCAGCACCGCGGGCGGGGCCGGCTGGACGAGGTGCTGAGCGTCCGCACCACGGCCAACGCCGACGGCGCCTACGAGCTGCCCGGCCTGACCCCCGGCGAGTACGACGTGCAGGCCGCCGTGGACGGGATCTGGTTGTCGTCCACCACGCGCGTCAGCGTGCCCGCCGGCGGGCCCTGGTCGCACACGCTGGACATCGACGTCCCACCGCTGGGCGACGCGGCCGAGTACCGGCTGATCGACGCCGCGGGAACGCCGCTCGCCAACCAGTC
This window contains:
- a CDS encoding carboxypeptidase-like regulatory domain-containing protein, which encodes MTSYRIWMIGACLPLLPAATSVAAPVEVFIPGQNPAAATAGCAVYAQPYRKDPTFVGRTSDQGALADRFDNVEEPGRLVQRAYWVLPHDPDRWSLHVASEKSLPSTADAPSDDVLRHIGKRVEAHWDEANGQPSVTTDPVPERGTVRIQTQGADGRPLADRAVHLYPADRFGGFGRESLMLSGRTDARGVIEIRQFPGVAEWIVCFPGLGHTQTGPIVVTPGGESTITLHRPAPYAAISGRLSDELRDQTDGESPIVLLATDLAWQYRQAPFDAEGRFRLADVPIGSNYELRIKGVKTKTIGMRGLHPGEQRSGVAVEPRENPSAEWKLITQQWNDRQRKVHDWKPTLRGRVVDHEGRAVEGAEVFATIKYHGGTRMGQITKSATTNAAGMYAIPDARGNVSSIALIAHVAGRPLAIGRGGFAGDDGLDWSGVGFGSFLSSVSREELDDLPLPQVLHQADLVIPERQQGGELRVTIYQDARPSEGAGVALESVDYQPTFSPMWALGNVPRELQELLTPSARTDAHGVAVFSGLTPGLYSVTTFTWSDASDRIPPIYGVDRSWSSFADHVAIRSGVSTVASLNRTKTKLEYPPIRVFDTSGEWLSNIKVNTSWTRPASRGGARSTIEIDEQGVGRVHIGGLGMRRLEVRYLSPSQDSVTSPMPFHQSREGARKVALSRLMPREQAVVFRPRKLEAATLQVEVTDQDGRPAKGAAAVEVRYDVREVAALDSQGAARFERMRPGRVTVGAIVAGAAAPPARLDATDEELTDQWMIPVKSLELAADEQASVQLRVQPVAYIRGRISPLPPKNASMRLSTSNYAARSSLDTKCWFNHQTGEFIIGPVLPGRIEAQVHLSRDNAPLAYAKHTFHVDRQGVHREDFPLELTTIKNSTPSAPPLEGRVYRADGKTPAYAARIAAYTPNQPRSPYSRWRPADTWTNAAGRFIARKPTLWRKQYSDLKLPPGTPTEPVLVAWLPGELGATITPLPSPPAEGEELRIVLPEPAGVRGAVTVGGESPLGMPAAITVLAQHRGRGRLDEVLSVRTTANADGAYELPGLTPGEYDVQAAVDGIWLSSTTRVSVPAGGPWSHTLDIDVPPLGDAAEYRLIDAAGTPLANQSIRLAIPEFDGPLGSTLRSPEMSTDTGGVVHVEGLRAGEHEFELGTDGARYRFEVPPLGSPTPIPVDLRVHE